From the Osmerus eperlanus chromosome 19, fOsmEpe2.1, whole genome shotgun sequence genome, one window contains:
- the si:dkey-175m17.7 gene encoding uncharacterized protein si:dkey-175m17.7, with protein MPPLPLDERIVVIQRPKSLALCAGSPQTTPQSHSQISATKNGHLARPLQAHPPSSCPHPPSSNSHSLVCKRRSSRLQVAKGDRAVLTEGVNYNPSHCHSNGTVTLGPRPHTHTIDIRVSVDKGTKEAGRSNSLSRGGSVRGNRGKRVSLRLDQVSVERKTGASPGKPVVVVQQCRNNTPKQSRNAGGSHAQNHLAVSPGGVLEFVPAQRQTSRRGKETHRPLSLNATLSPQGDRKVPSTGDKENSKLGPVHQPSNPHSLPRHQASVPVPHASVVNAHYPSSPPPRPTLPPASFQQLHQPRPSRSRDSRPHFLHGLPLSPCSSHGGGFPSPDHTCTIDFSRPFTCGCWKLIRCRGGRGHSTGCQAGGGSPSSSLSCAHQAGGGSRGTAAMGLRTLGGCLSTASTTNTSSSNSTVSDCRTGLLRPLRCASCAGEAGSFESPAAFRKKLVGGCLPCAPLSSTAPLRALQSCVTGCNPKTSQAGSSTCSYCSSDPIVVTYDPRRGKPPGMGRGMGGPHPTGGAFPPDDDDYSVRTIWPEELAKKMTRSKTQQNHQVCAGMGGGVGKTHHNQNSSNGTSPMILDCRNLLEFTRSQVTDHAGRRRLQQGKMAVLDFIGSGSVSGRDQGRDSLKRLWSKGEGSGMGDGMGQDDDLTYPRSPSPRSPSPQSPPSFSPPPSTPGTLIKPKPRQRDREGGHSLPSAQSLHLVLNSLNREQDEENGRGHLTLPLSSSLPACLSDESGMTPDVENAVISPILPFLFLGNERDAEDLDLLLRFNIGYVVNVTTHLPLYHLGSGLVRYKRLPATDNSKQNLRQYFEEVFEFIEEAHQSGCGVLVHCQAGVSRSATIVIAYLMKHTLMTMTDAYKYVRGRRLVVSPNLNFMGQLLEFERDLNSGVTPRILTPKLSGLETQV; from the exons atgcctcctctcccccttgacGAGCGCATAGTGGTTATTCAGCGCCCTAAAAGCTTGGCTCTATGTGCAGGTTCCCCACAGACCACCCCACAGTCCCACTCTCAAATATCGGCCACCAAAAACGGACATCTCGCCCGCCCTCTCCAAGCCCACCCTCCTTCGTCCTGtccccatccaccctcctcaaACTCCCACTCTCTGGTATGCAAGCGCAGGTCATCCCGTCTCCAGGTAGCCAAGGGCGACAGGGCCGTCCTCACAGAAGGCGTCAACTACAACCCTAGCCACTGTCATAGCAACGGAACGGTGACTCTCGGGCCtagaccgcacacacacaccatcgacATCCGGGTGTCCGTAGACAAAGGCACAAAAGAGGCAGGCCGTAGCAACTCGTTAAGCCGCGGCGGGAGTGTGAGGGGTAACCGGGGGAAACGGGTGTCGTTACGCTTGGATCAGGTGTCCGTGGAGAGGAAGACCGGGGCTTCGCCAGGGAAGCCGGTCGTCGTGGTGCAACAGTGCCGGAACAACACGCCGAAGCAGAGTAGGAACGCCGGAGGAAGCCACGCCCAGAACCACCTAGCTGTGAGCCCCGGAGGGGTCCTGGAGTTTGTCCCGGCCCAGAGACAGACGtccaggagagggaaggagacgcacagacctctctccctcaacGCCACACTCTCTCCCCAAGGTGATCGGAAGGTGCCGTCCACGGGTGACAAAGAGAACTCCAAACTGGGACCCGTCCATCAACCCTCCAACCCTCACAGCCTTCCCCGCCACCAGGCGTCTGTCCCCGTGCCCCATGCCTCCGTCGTAAACGCCCActacccctcatcccctccaccccgccccaccctcccccctgcctccttccaGCAGCTCCACCAGCCCCGGCCCTCCAGGAGCCGGGATTCCAGGCCTCACTTCCTTCAcggcctgcccctctccccctgctcctcccatgGTGGTGGCTTCCCCAGCCCCGACCACACCTGCACCATAGACTTCTCCCGCCCCTTCACCTGCGGTTGCTGGAAGCTGATTCGCTGCCGAGGGGGCAGAGGACACTCCACGGGCTGCCAGGCGGGCGGGGGGAGTCCGTCGTCCTCCTTATCCTGCGCCCaccaggctggaggggggagccGAGGCACAGCGGCCATGGGTTTGAGAACCCTGGGAGGGTGTCTGTCCACGGCCTCCACCACCAACACGTCCTCCTCCAACAGCACGGTGTCGGACTGCCGCACGGGCCTCCTCCGGCCGCTCCGTTGCGCCTCCTGCGCTGGCGAGGCCGGAAGTTTCGAGAGTCCGGCCGCCTTCCGCAAAAAACTGGTGGGGGGGTGCCTGCCGTgcgcccctctgtcctccaccgCCCCTCTCCGAGCCTTGCAGAGCTGCGTGACCGGCTGCAACCCCAAAACCAGCCAGGCCGGCAGCTCCACCTGCAGCTACTGCAGCAGCGACCCCATCGTCGTGACCTATGACCCCCGCAGAGGCAAACCCCCAGGGATGGGACGGGGGATGGGCGGACCTCATCCGACGGGGGGGGCGTTCCCGCCGGACGACGACGATTACAGCGTGCGCACTATCTGGCCCGAGGAGCTGGCGAAGAAGATGACTCGATCGAAAACGCAGCAGAACCATCAGGTCTGCGCCGGGATGGGAGGCGGCGTGGGGAAAACGCACCATAACCAGAACAGCAGCAACGGGACGAGCCCCATGATCCTGGACTGTCGGAACCTGTTGGAGTTTACGCGCTCGCAGGTGACGGACCATGCAGGCCGACGCAGGCTTCAGCAAGGCAAGATGGCCGTCCTGGATTTCATCGGGTCCGGGTCGGTGTCTGGACGAGATCAAGGCCGGGATTCGCTGAAGAGGCTCTGGAGCAAAGGAGAGGGGTCAGGGATGGGGGATGGCATGGGGCAAGATGATGATCTGACCTACCCTCGCTCCCCCTCACCCCGCTCGCCTTCTCCCCAgtcccccccttccttctctcccccaccttccACCCCTGGGACCCTCATAAAGCCTAAGCCCAGGCAGAGAGACCGGGAGGGCGGGCACTCCCTTCCTTCTGCCCAGTCCCTCCACCTGGTCCTCAACTCACTCAACAGAGAACAGGACGAGGAGAACGGTCGAG ggcacctcaccctgcctctgtcctcctccctgcccgcctgcctgtcGGACGAGAGCGGGATGACCCCTGACGTGGAGAACGCCGTGATCAGCCCCATCCTGCCCTTCCTGTTCCTGGGGAACGAGAGGGACGCGGAGGATCTGGACCTGCTGCTGCGTTTCAACATCGGCTACGTGGTTAACGTCACCACTCACCTGCCGCTGTATCACCTGGGCTCCGGTCTGGTGCGGTACAAACGGCTGCCTGCCACTGACAACAGCAAGCAGAACCTGCGGCAGTACTTTGAGGAAGTGTTCGAGTTCATCG aggaAGCTCACCAGAGCGGCTGTGGCGTGTTGGTCCACTGCCAGGCTGGCGTGTCCCGTTCTGCGACCATCGTCATCGCCTACCTGATGAAGCACACGCTCATGACCATGACGGACGCCTACAAATACGTGCGTGGTCGTCGCCTGGTGGTGTCCCCTAACCTCAACTTCATGGGCCAGCTGCTGGAGTTCGAGAGGGACCTCAACTCAGGGGTGACTCCCCGCATCCTGACCCCCAAACTCAGTGGCCTGGAGACGCAGGTCTGA
- the si:dkey-175m17.6 gene encoding N-acetyllactosaminide beta-1,3-N-acetylglucosaminyltransferase 2, translated as MARCRCNGRILCLCLLPCVMMGHLVIYIMVSIFITVSYSPPHVPVRFVAPGASSNSGALAPHPLGPFWNLRLQETALWNRLQHTWDRRYNPILQGNVTNGSSSTRQGSEGAPWQGRECSSTCVSDSEQCWGAHLHDYNTLPEQMKAFVLSMHCREYPLLRNQPRLCASNESGEWESPLLLMAVKSQVGNFENRQAIRETWGRSGLVKGEQGRVGGLVRTVFLLGRQDSTTGPHPDLGGLLELESQQYRDILQWDFRDSFFNLTLKDLLFWHWLQHHCPGVQFIFKGDDDVFVRTNALLDYLHKQRAEHDVAQASRNKTETLDLFVGDVISNAKPNREPYTKYYIPESFYEGVYPPYAGGGGVVYSGSLAASLRQVSERVRMFPIDDVYLGMCLHRLGLSPGHHPGFLTFDLPESERDKPCAYSSVLLVHKRSPKDMLTLWSKLQTPPTPC; from the coding sequence ATGGCGCGATGCAGGTGCAATGGACGGATACTGTGCCTGTGCCTCCTGCCCTGTGTGATGATGGGTCATCTTGTCATATACATCATGGTGTCTATATTCATCACGGTCTCCTATTCCCCTCCCCATGTACCGGTCCGCTTCGTCGCCCCGGGAGCCTCCTCAAACTCTGGGGCATTGGCACCCCATCCACTGGGCCCCTTCTGGAACCTGCGTCTGCAGGAGACAGCCCTATGGAACCGTCTTCAGCACACCTGGGACAGACGGTATAACCCTATTCTACAGGGGAACGTGACCAATGGGAGCTCCTCCACGAGGCAGGGCAGCGAGGGAGCTCCGTGGCAGGGCAGAGAGTGCTCCTCCACCTGCGTTTCTGATTCGGAGCAGTGCTGGGGCGCCCATCTCCACGACTACAACACCCTCCCGGAGCAGATGAAGGCGTTTGTCCTCTCCATGCACTGCAGAGAGTACCCCCTCCTTAGGAACCAGCCCAGGCTGTGCGCCAGCAACGAGAGCGGGGAGTGGGAGAGCCCCTTGCTCCTGATGGCCGTCAAGTCCCAGGTGGGTAACTTTGAGAACAGGCAGGCCATCCGGGAGACTTGGGGGCGGAGCGGCTTGGtgaagggggagcaggggagggtggGCGGGCTGGTACGCACTGTCTTCCTCCTGGGGAGGCAGGACTCGACCACGGGGCCCCACCCAGACCTCGGAGGCCTCTTGGAGCTGGAGAGCCAACAATACAGAGACATCCTGCAGTGGGATTTCAGGGACTCCTTCTTCAACCTCACCCTGAAGGACCTCCTCTTCTGGCACTGGCTGCAGCATCACTGTCCAGGCGTGCAGTTCATATTCAAAGGCGACGATGATGTTTTCGTGAGGACAAACGCGCTTCTGGATTACCTGCACAAACAACGAGCGGAGCATGACGTGGCACAGGCGAGTAGAAACAAAACCGAGACGTTGGATCTGTTCGTCGGTGACGTAATCAGCAACGCCAAGCCGAACCGCGAGCCGTACACCAAGTACTACATCCCCGAGAGTTTCTACGAGGGCGTGTATCCTCCTTACGCCGGAGGAGGGGGCGTGGTCTACTCTGGATCCCTCGCCGCGAGCCTGAGACAGGTGTCCGAGAGGGTGCGCATGTTCCCCATCGATGACGTGTACCTGGGCATGTGCCTCCACAGGCTTGGGCTCTCTCCTGGACACCACCCCGGgtttttgacctttgacctccctgAATCGGAGAGGGACAAGCCCTGCGCATACAGCTCTGTGCTGCTTGTTCACAAGCGCAGCCCCAAGGATATGCTCACACTCTGGAGCAAGCTACAGACGCCCCCCACCCCGTGTTGA